Proteins from a single region of Dictyostelium discoideum AX4 chromosome 5 chromosome, whole genome shotgun sequence:
- the glk gene encoding hypothetical protein produces MSKRQTKNSPPLVGNSSPTSQSSQSPEISKKKLKKIEQKANRPKILVERPLSNLKFGGLVVFFICLVIFYIYLRINPLYDSGNNSNNLNNNNDNNNTNINIIDDIKSMKKIENGLKDIAKYKEWNEECKNKTIAVGYNTNLDLVVDAIELMDKLKLKSSIHNRPMSKEVIKSLDDFEQTFSHYFKSGSAAERMIENEDTFSAILAAALQSESKQFYTGGNAGIMANRLVADGCRVYLGGIIGKKLKELLSPSVSIIGYQSENGEEFDEIHLIMEYNKQSRWGSISPPRSNRFIISRDNTNSHLMTMESFHQEIEKKQPDLLLLSGLHLLTEEAQERRVNDMVNLLKQIPYNNNPSNFLNHPSLNVPIHLELASIASPSYINLLAKKIIPFVDSVGLNEQELGFIYVSTGGKKFSLDDFKEPSVNVVVNALLHIMEISFHYATTTTTSTTADRNVDDNILGDFGIPTMSKQRLLTRIHFHYLSFHLIITKSYSQWSPKLTSASVAASSIEATFQACRFNSVELLLPLSVEVDYRYTPGATKSIIIDPSSPVTTWQDSGYEFHLAPVLVCKSPLKTVGLGDSISTMGFLYQTIKSNEN; encoded by the coding sequence atgagTAAAAGacaaacaaaaaattcaCCACCATTAGTTGGTAATAGTAGTCCAACATCACAATCATCACAATCACCAGAGatcagtaaaaaaaaattaaaaaagatagaacAAAAAGCAAATAGACCAAAGATTTTAGTTGAGAGACCATtaagtaatttaaaatttggagGATTAGTTGtgttttttatatgtttagttatattttatatataccTTAGAATCAATCCATTATATGATAGCggaaataatagtaataatttaaataacaataatgataataataatacaaatataaatataattgatgatataaaatcaatgaaaAAGATTGAAAATGGATTAAAAGATATAGCAAAATATAAAGAATGGAACGAAGAATGTAAGAATAAAACAATAGCAGTTGGATATAATACAAATTTAGATTTAGTGGTTGATGCAATAGAATTAATggataaattgaaattgaaatcatCCATTCATAATAGACCAATGTCAAAAGAGGTCATTAAATCATTGGATGATTTTGAACAAACCTTTTCACATTATTTTAAGAGTGGTTCAGCAGCTGAACGTAtgattgaaaatgaagataCCTTTTCTGCGATTTTGGCAGCAGCATTGCAATCTGAATCAAAGCAATTCTACACCGGTGGCAATGCAGGTATAATGGCAAATAGATTGGTGGCAGATGGTTGTAGGGTTTATTTGGGCGGTATCATTGGCAAGAAATTGAAGGAACTCTTGTCGCCATCAGTGTCAATCATTGGTTATCAGTCAGAGAATGGCGAAGAGTTTGATGAGATTCATCTAATTATGGAATACAATAAACAGAGTAGATGGGGTTCAATCTCACCACCACGTTCCAATAGATTCATCATATCAAGAGATAACACAAACTCACATCTAATGACAATGGAATCATTCCATCAAGAGATTGAAAAGAAACAACCAGATTTATTACTCTTATCAGGTTTACATTTATTAACCGAAGAGGCTCAAGAAAGACGTGTAAATGATATGGTCAACCTATTGAAACAAATCCCATACAATAATAATCCttcaaactttttaaatcatcCATCGTTGAATGTACCAATTCATTTGGAATTGGCGTCAATCGCTTCACCTTcctatattaatttattggcTAAAAAGATCATACCATTCGTTGACTCTGTCGGATTGAACGAACAGGAATTAGGCTTTATCTATGTTTCAACAGGTGGTAAGAAATTCAGTTTGGACGATTTTAAAGAACCTTCTGTTAATGTGGTTGTAAATGCGTTACTTCATATTATGgaaatttcatttcattatgccaccaccaccaccacctccaccactGCCGATAGAAATGTCGATGATAATATTTTGGGTGATTTTGGTATACCAACAATGTCAAAACAACGTTTATTAACTAGAATTCATTTCCACTATTTATCATTTCATTTGATTATCACTAAATCCTATTCGCAATGGTCTCCAAAATTAACTTCAGCTTCAGTAGCCGCCTCTTCAATCGAAGCCACCTTTCAAGCTTGTCGTTTCAATtctgttgaattattattaccattatcagTGGAAGTAGATTATCGTTATACTCCAGGTGCTACAAAATCAATCATTATCGATCCATCTTCACCAGTTACAACTTGGCAAGATTCTGGTTATGAATTCCATTTAGCCCCAGTTTTAGTTTGTAAATCTCCTTTAAAAACTGTTGGTTTAGGTGACTCAATCTCAACAATGGGCTTTTTATAtcaaacaattaaatcaaatgaaaattaa